A portion of the Bacillus thuringiensis genome contains these proteins:
- a CDS encoding YxeA family protein yields MRKFVICILGIGLPIYLLPFILRGDLDRFNPIAEEKNVYAVAKGYGVPDYHHKGRAMYSLKGVDELSNEKEYKVGTNTPNDFIRKTYLKIHVKGKYVYSYDIISKKDIPEKIRGQLELADK; encoded by the coding sequence ATGAGAAAATTTGTAATTTGCATATTAGGAATAGGCCTTCCTATATACTTACTACCTTTCATATTACGCGGGGATTTAGACAGATTTAATCCGATTGCTGAAGAAAAAAATGTATACGCCGTCGCGAAAGGATATGGCGTTCCGGATTACCATCATAAAGGAAGAGCTATGTACTCACTAAAAGGTGTTGATGAATTAAGCAATGAGAAAGAATATAAAGTTGGAACGAACACACCTAATGATTTTATAAGAAAAACTTACTTAAAAATTCATGTGAAAGGAAAGTATGTGTATTCTTACGATATTATTTCTAAAAAGGATATTCCAGAGAAAATAAGGGGACAATTGGAGCTAGCAGATAAATAA
- a CDS encoding alpha/beta hydrolase: MKKWIEITLYSLLGILIIGSITFLTWSQFTYKPTKEALSLVDDKKDENYIVFGEKDAKIGVIFYQGAKVEAEAYSYLGEALAKDGHFVVMPKLPLNLAILGINEVDSVIEKYPEVQKWYVAGHSMGGAMISKYAFQHEEKVDGIIFLGSYPADDFSTKLIPMLSIYGEVDALATVEKIENNKKLMSKNTTMHMIKGGNHANFGMYGEQKGDNASLITPKAQRDETVKVIEEWLLKQ, translated from the coding sequence GTGAAGAAATGGATAGAAATTACTCTGTACTCTTTACTTGGTATTTTAATTATAGGAAGTATTACGTTTTTGACTTGGTCTCAGTTTACTTATAAACCGACGAAAGAGGCTTTGTCGTTAGTAGATGATAAAAAAGATGAAAATTATATAGTTTTTGGAGAGAAAGATGCAAAAATAGGAGTCATTTTTTATCAAGGAGCTAAAGTAGAAGCGGAGGCTTATAGTTACTTAGGAGAAGCTCTTGCAAAAGATGGGCATTTTGTAGTAATGCCTAAGTTACCATTAAACTTAGCGATACTTGGAATAAATGAGGTAGACAGTGTAATTGAAAAGTATCCTGAAGTTCAAAAATGGTATGTTGCTGGGCATTCAATGGGGGGAGCCATGATTTCTAAGTATGCATTTCAACATGAAGAAAAGGTAGACGGGATCATTTTCTTAGGTTCTTATCCTGCAGATGACTTCTCTACTAAGTTGATTCCAATGTTATCAATTTACGGGGAAGTAGATGCTTTAGCAACTGTCGAAAAAATAGAGAACAATAAAAAGTTAATGTCAAAGAATACTACTATGCACATGATAAAAGGGGGAAATCATGCTAATTTTGGCATGTATGGTGAGCAAAAAGGTGATAATGCGAGCTTGATTACGCCAAAAGCACAACGTGATGAAACCGTGAAAGTAATTGAAGAATGGTTATTAAAACAATGA
- a CDS encoding polysaccharide deacetylase family protein — MKESQNKKKTNVVTNAILSLGVVLATTFFTFFLIGKWNAIPAKGVANESIKLANMQQQEKKEDTSLAKQKRPDGKPVGKVVYLTFDDGPSELTGKFLDVLKEQNVASTFFMQGSNLQNTSFQENVKRAVKEGHYIGAHSMTHNSDKLYKKGQFVPEMKETLALIHNITGTTPKLVRPPYGSAPGLKGQEIRNQIVEAGIKVWDWTIDSNDWKLKGNPQQIIENVKRTTTEDVEVVLMHEKPQTLQALPEIIKFYKEKGYEFGVYNEADHFQLNFQKDQRL, encoded by the coding sequence ATGAAAGAATCACAAAATAAGAAAAAAACAAATGTAGTAACTAATGCAATACTATCTCTAGGAGTTGTTTTAGCAACGACCTTTTTCACGTTCTTTTTAATAGGGAAATGGAACGCTATCCCAGCGAAAGGGGTAGCTAATGAAAGTATTAAGCTAGCTAATATGCAACAACAAGAAAAGAAAGAGGACACATCACTGGCAAAACAGAAAAGACCTGATGGAAAACCAGTAGGAAAGGTTGTATATTTAACATTTGATGATGGTCCTAGCGAATTAACTGGGAAATTTTTAGACGTACTAAAAGAGCAAAATGTTGCTTCGACATTTTTTATGCAAGGTAGCAATTTGCAAAATACAAGTTTTCAGGAAAATGTAAAACGAGCAGTAAAAGAAGGCCATTATATTGGTGCACATAGTATGACGCATAATAGTGATAAGCTATACAAAAAAGGACAATTTGTACCGGAGATGAAAGAAACGTTAGCTCTTATTCATAATATTACGGGTACAACTCCTAAATTAGTCCGTCCTCCATATGGATCTGCACCAGGATTAAAGGGGCAGGAAATTCGTAATCAAATTGTAGAAGCAGGAATAAAAGTTTGGGATTGGACGATAGATTCAAATGATTGGAAATTAAAAGGTAACCCGCAGCAAATTATAGAGAATGTAAAGCGTACAACAACAGAAGATGTGGAAGTAGTTCTAATGCATGAAAAACCACAGACATTACAAGCGCTTCCGGAAATTATTAAATTTTATAAGGAAAAAGGATATGAATTTGGGGTATACAATGAAGCGGATCATTTTCAACTAAACTTTCAGAAAGATCAACGTCTATAG
- the satA gene encoding streptothricin N-acetyltransferase SatA, producing MNLVIRELETNDLDNLPEIDDSFIVNARLILSLSKGNRHIAYTVEDVPSYEKSYLQNQDDNEELAYNEYINKPNQVIYIALLHNQIIGLMVLKKNWNHYAYIEDITVDKKYRTIGVGKRLVNQAKQWAKKGNMPGIMLETQNNNVAACKFYEKCGFVIGGFDFLVYKGLDIESDEVAIYWYFHFK from the coding sequence ATGAACCTTGTAATTAGAGAGTTAGAAACAAATGATTTAGATAATCTCCCAGAGATTGATGACAGTTTTATAGTGAATGCTCGGTTAATTCTTTCTCTTTCCAAAGGAAATAGACATATAGCATATACAGTAGAAGACGTTCCGAGTTATGAAAAAAGTTATTTACAAAATCAAGATGATAATGAAGAACTGGCTTACAATGAATATATAAATAAACCTAATCAAGTCATTTACATAGCACTGTTACATAACCAAATCATTGGATTAATGGTATTGAAAAAGAATTGGAATCACTATGCTTACATAGAAGATATAACGGTAGATAAAAAATATCGTACAATCGGAGTTGGTAAAAGATTAGTTAATCAAGCAAAGCAGTGGGCAAAAAAAGGAAATATGCCAGGTATCATGCTTGAAACGCAAAATAATAATGTCGCAGCATGTAAATTTTATGAAAAATGTGGATTTGTAATTGGTGGGTTTGATTTTCTTGTTTATAAAGGTTTGGATATTGAAAGTGATGAAGTTGCGATTTATTGGTATTTTCATTTC